The Candidatus Zixiibacteriota bacterium genome has a window encoding:
- a CDS encoding aminotransferase class IV produces MKINCSIDGKALPVRQAVIPIFDNALFYADGLFETFLAVGDRAVFLDDHLERLEKGARLININIPVSRKKLSRWISDALALNSATIKKVRVTLTAGDSRFWSGRKQKPRLLIIVTEHRLPKDPFRLTVSPFAVDERSPFRHIKTLSFVLEMSSRKLAYAEGFDDAILLNHKGNVAETSSASLFWVKNNELFTPPLSSGCLEGMTRRHILALASDAGIKAGERNIDLKGLLKADEIFISSSIKLILPVTHIFHDKIGYDFTAGKVTAQLQRLLKELIFKSR; encoded by the coding sequence ATGAAGATAAACTGCTCCATTGATGGCAAGGCGCTACCGGTCCGGCAGGCAGTTATCCCGATTTTTGACAATGCTCTCTTTTACGCCGATGGGCTTTTTGAGACCTTTCTGGCGGTGGGCGACCGCGCTGTCTTTCTCGACGACCACTTAGAACGTCTTGAGAAAGGAGCGCGCCTTATCAATATCAATATTCCGGTCAGTCGCAAGAAGCTGTCGCGATGGATATCAGATGCCCTTGCGCTCAATTCGGCGACGATTAAGAAAGTTCGCGTTACGCTTACTGCCGGCGATTCCCGCTTCTGGTCGGGCCGAAAACAGAAACCGCGCCTTCTCATAATCGTCACCGAGCATCGGCTTCCAAAAGACCCTTTTCGGCTCACGGTCTCCCCTTTCGCCGTCGATGAGCGCTCCCCATTCAGACATATTAAGACTCTCTCTTTTGTGCTGGAAATGTCATCCCGCAAACTGGCATATGCTGAGGGTTTTGATGACGCCATACTTTTGAATCACAAGGGGAATGTTGCCGAAACCTCCTCGGCGAGCCTTTTCTGGGTAAAAAACAATGAGCTTTTCACACCCCCTTTGTCCAGCGGGTGTCTTGAGGGAATGACCCGACGTCATATTCTCGCCCTGGCGTCCGACGCCGGAATCAAAGCCGGGGAAAGAAATATTGACCTCAAAGGATTGCTCAAAGCGGATGAGATTTTCATCTCTTCTTCAATAAAACTTATTCTTCCGGTCACCCATATTTTTCATGATAAAATCGGCTATGACTTCACCGCCGGCAAAGTCACAGCTCAACTCCAGCGACTTCTGAAAGAACTGATATTCAAGAGCAGATAG